AATCCTTTACATGTTGGAGATATGTGGCAGTACTATCTTCCTGATGATAAACGTTATGTTACACAACGAATAGTAAAAGATACTATTAATAACAATAAAAAATATTTTCTAAGAATTGTTGGAATAGATAATGGTCTTACAGAAGATACTTTATTGTGGGAAAGGTACGATAGTTTAACAGCTACTACCTATACATTTGATGTTAATGACTATAATAATGATGGTAATAGGAACGAAGAATTTTTAGTTGACAGTCTCGATGCCGGATTTTTTTCACGTTATCAATCCTATAAATTCTTTTTTAAATCATGGGGATACCCTGTAGTAACAGCACTTATTCAAGATACCGGTTGGGTGGAAGTATGGGGGGATACTGTGCAATTCAAATTAGTAGGATATGATAATATTTTTACAACCGAGATGATTGCTGATAAATATGGACTAATTAGCTTTTGGACAGAATCACCCGCAAGATATTTAACTGGGGCCATAATTAATGGTAAACAATACGGAACTATTGTATCTTTTAAAAAAGAGATTAATACTTCACCGGAAGATTTTGGACTTGAACAGAATTATCCAAATCCCTTTAACCCATCAACAACTAT
This sequence is a window from Rosettibacter firmus. Protein-coding genes within it:
- a CDS encoding T9SS type A sorting domain-containing protein produces the protein MNAELLVGQQIIKLLNNVPESFKKTYLEQKHEYNPLHVGDMWQYYLPDDKRYVTQRIVKDTINNNKKYFLRIVGIDNGLTEDTLLWERYDSLTATTYTFDVNDYNNDGNRNEEFLVDSLDAGFFSRYQSYKFFFKSWGYPVVTALIQDTGWVEVWGDTVQFKLVGYDNIFTTEMIADKYGLISFWTESPARYLTGAIINGKQYGTIVSFKKEINTSPEDFGLEQNYPNPFNPSTTIEYNLPISANITLKIFNILGKEVGTLAKGYRQRGKHKIIFNARNLPSGIYFYTLYTSSKIIIKQMLLIK